In the Panthera uncia isolate 11264 chromosome D2, Puncia_PCG_1.0, whole genome shotgun sequence genome, one interval contains:
- the PNLIPRP1 gene encoding inactive pancreatic lipase-related protein 1, translating into MVNMWTVALCLLGAVTAKEICYEHIGCFSDSEPWAGTAARPLKVLPWSPEKIGTRFLLYTNENPNNFQTLLPSDPSTIEASNFQTNRKTRFIIHGFIDKGEESWLLEMCKNMFAVEEVNCICVDWKKGSQTTYTQAANNVRVVGAQVAQMISMLSTNYSYSPSQVHLIGHSLGAHAAGEAGSRTPGLGRITGLDPVEASFQGTPEEVRLDPSDADFVDVIHTDAAPLIPFLGFGTKQLLGHLDFFPNGGEEMPGCKKNALSQIVDLDGIWEGTRDFVACNHLRSYKYYSESILNPDGFASYPCASYKAFESNKCFPCPDEGCPQMGHYADKFAGRTSGEPQKFFLNTGDSSNFARWRYGVSITLSGKIATGQVKVALFGNQGNTHQFDVFRGILTPGSTHSNQFDAKLDIGTIEKVKFLWNNNVINPTFPKVGAAKITIQKGEEKTVHNFCSESTVREDVLLTLTPC; encoded by the exons ATGGTGAACATGTGGACAGTCGCACTTTGTCTGCTGGGAGCAGTCACAG CAAAGGAAATTTGCTATGAGCATATCGGGTGCTTCTCCGACTCGGAGCCCTGGGCCGGGACTGCAGCCAGGCCCCTGAAAGTTCTCCCCTGGAGCCCCGAGAAAATCGGCACCCGCTTCCTGCTCTACACCAATGAGAACCCAAACAACTTTCAG actctccttccctctgaccCATCAACAATTGAAGcatcaaattttcaaacaaacagGAAGACCCGGTTCATCATCCACGGCTTCATAGACAAGGGAGAAGAGAGCTGGCTTCTGGAGATGTGCAAG AACATGTTCGCGGTGGAGGAGGTGAACTGCATCTGCGTGGACTGGAAGAAAGGTTCCCAGACCACGTACACACAGGCCGCCAACAACGTGCGGGTGGTGGGTGCCCAGGTGGCCCAGATGATCAGCATGCTCTCG ACAAACTATAGCTACTCTCCTTCCCAAGTCCACCTCATCGGCCACAGCCTGGGAGCCCACGCggcaggagaggctgggagcAGGACTCCAGGCCTGGGCAGAATTACAG GGTTGGATCCTGTAGAAGCAAGCTTCCAGGGTACTCCTGAAGAGGTTCGGCTCGATCCCTCTGATGCTGACTTTGTTGATGTGATCCATACAGATGCAGCACCCCTGATCCCATTCCTGG GTTTTGGAACAAAACAGCTGTTAGGTCACCTTGACTTCTTCCCCAACGGAGGGGAGGAAATGCCAGGATGCAAGAAGAATGCCCTGTCACAGATCGTGGACCTCGATGGCATCTGGGAAG GGACTCGGGATTTTGTGGCTTGCAATCACCTGAGGAGTTACAAGTATTACTCAGAGAGCATCCTCAACCCTGATGGGTTCGCGTCCTACCCCTGCGCTTCCTACAAGGCCTTTGAGTCT AACAAGTGCTTCCCCTGCCCGGATGAAGGCTGCCCACAGATGGGCCACTATGCTGATAAATTTGCTGGCAGGACGAGCGGCGAGCCACAGAAATTCTTCCTGAACACAGGAGACTCCAGCAATTTTGCTC GCTGGAGATACGGAGTTTCTATAACACTGTCTGGAAAAATAGCCACTGGTCAGGTCAAAGTTGCTCTGTTTGGAAATCAGGGAAACACTCACCAATTCGATGTCTTCAG gGGGATTCTCACACCAGGCTCTACCCATTCTAATCAGTTTGATGCAAAGCTTGATATTGGAACCATTGAGAAAGTCAAGTTTCTTTGGAACAACAACGTGATAAACCCAACCTTCCCCAAAGTGGGTGCAGCCAAGATCACCATCcaaaagggagaggagaaaacagt GCACAACTTCTGCAGCGAAAGCACTGTGAGAGAAGACGTTCTCCTCACCCTCACGCCCTGTTAA